From Klebsiella sp. RHBSTW-00484, the proteins below share one genomic window:
- a CDS encoding plasmid partition protein ParG, whose protein sequence is MALTKQHTSKTMSFGEHRDLEKVVNSTPTGKQKRVNVNFDEEIHTRFKAACAKQGTSITDVIKDLVDNWLKENDK, encoded by the coding sequence ATGGCACTAACTAAGCAACATACATCAAAAACAATGAGTTTCGGTGAGCATCGAGATCTTGAAAAAGTCGTCAATAGCACACCCACGGGAAAGCAAAAGAGAGTCAACGTTAACTTTGATGAAGAGATACATACCCGCTTCAAAGCTGCGTGTGCAAAACAAGGTACATCTATTACTGATGTGATAAAGGATTTGGTCGATAATTGGCTGAAAGAAAATGACAAGTAA
- the uxuR gene encoding Uxu operon transcriptional regulator encodes MKQALFQQRPYQEVGSMLRLMISEKKYAVGGRLPPEREIADMLEVSRTVVREALIMLEIEGIVEVRRGAGIFVVRIPDGKEGVVRDEESSDENTPNQCNDAGPFELLQARQLLESNIAEFAALQATREDIIKMRRALQLQEEGAVSDDHEVGDMQFHLAIAESTHNSMLVELFKQSWQWRVNNPMWIQLHLHLRDTQYRKEWLVDHKQILAALIKKDARAAKLAMWQHLENVKNRLLELSDVDDLNFDGYLFESWPLRDANA; translated from the coding sequence GAGAAAAAATATGCCGTAGGTGGGAGATTACCGCCAGAACGCGAAATAGCAGACATGCTGGAAGTCAGCCGTACGGTCGTTCGAGAAGCGTTGATCATGCTGGAAATCGAAGGCATCGTTGAAGTTCGTCGGGGCGCTGGTATTTTTGTGGTACGCATTCCTGATGGGAAAGAGGGGGTCGTCAGAGATGAAGAGAGCAGCGACGAGAATACACCGAACCAGTGTAATGATGCCGGTCCTTTTGAACTTCTCCAGGCCCGACAACTGCTGGAAAGTAACATAGCCGAATTCGCCGCCTTACAGGCGACCCGTGAAGACATCATAAAAATGCGCCGCGCTTTGCAGTTGCAGGAGGAGGGGGCAGTTTCTGACGATCACGAGGTCGGTGATATGCAATTTCATCTGGCAATTGCTGAATCGACTCATAATAGCATGTTGGTTGAGCTGTTTAAGCAGTCCTGGCAGTGGCGTGTTAATAATCCCATGTGGATTCAGCTCCATCTTCATTTACGTGATACACAGTACCGTAAGGAATGGTTGGTCGATCACAAACAGATCCTTGCTGCTTTAATCAAAAAAGATGCACGGGCCGCGAAATTAGCCATGTGGCAGCATCTTGAGAATGTGAAAAACCGCCTGCTGGAACTCTCAGATGTTGATGATCTTAATTTCGACGGTTACCTCTTCGAATCCTGGCCATTACGTGATGCTAACGCTTGA
- a CDS encoding TIR domain-containing protein, with product MSGNYCAFYVAEPFNESALGAHATKDFVYYNTLRMWKGADSSFPFNNSHDTTYNVRDGSNWELTLMPRLRLRLRNSKNIILFLSERTINSRALREEIDYGVNTLGLPIIVIYPDYNTKESLLNNNILKPQIQNLWGKIPVFRDSMSSVPTLHIPMDKALIKHSLEDSKFMVKSKGVPDVYRYKV from the coding sequence ATGAGTGGAAATTATTGCGCCTTTTATGTTGCTGAACCTTTTAATGAAAGTGCTTTAGGTGCACATGCAACAAAGGATTTTGTTTACTATAATACTTTACGGATGTGGAAGGGCGCAGATTCTAGCTTTCCATTTAATAATTCTCACGATACTACTTATAATGTGCGTGATGGTAGTAATTGGGAATTAACGCTAATGCCGAGACTTAGGCTGCGTTTGCGGAACTCAAAAAATATCATCCTTTTCTTAAGTGAGAGAACAATCAATTCTCGCGCTCTGCGAGAAGAGATCGATTATGGTGTTAATACATTAGGCTTGCCGATTATTGTCATTTACCCTGATTATAATACAAAGGAAAGTTTGCTTAATAATAATATATTGAAACCACAGATACAGAATTTATGGGGGAAAATCCCTGTATTTAGAGATTCTATGTCTTCAGTTCCTACGCTGCATATACCAATGGATAAAGCCCTTATTAAACATTCACTTGAAGATTCAAAGTTCATGGTGAAGAGCAAGGGTGTACCTGATGTTTATAGGTATAAAGTATAA
- a CDS encoding YkgJ family cysteine cluster protein, giving the protein MEIKPNSVIHLEPGESLPGYSNLKPVPDKYIDELKTLLDRMNRQPGTLLLKLKQLYAFLTRFNKDFVSTFTTCQKGCSACCKMDVQLTPFEAEYIALASSIPHRNSPLSKGHESSCPFLSEKGTCSIYNYRPLLCRTYHVLSEPELCNDLDAQVMQYGAQSANMGNFIYKTAAEWIYFQTYHTFGGIEFRDIRDFFPYDREDIQGFIKNNHPRPPC; this is encoded by the coding sequence ATGGAAATAAAACCTAACTCAGTCATCCATCTTGAACCTGGAGAAAGCCTCCCTGGCTATTCAAACTTAAAGCCAGTGCCGGATAAATACATTGATGAATTGAAAACACTTCTTGACAGGATGAACAGGCAACCTGGCACGCTTTTGCTTAAGCTGAAACAGCTTTATGCCTTTCTAACCCGGTTCAATAAGGATTTTGTAAGCACTTTTACAACTTGCCAGAAAGGATGTTCTGCATGTTGTAAGATGGATGTGCAGTTAACACCTTTTGAAGCTGAATATATAGCGCTTGCAAGCTCTATTCCTCACCGAAATTCTCCGTTATCAAAAGGCCATGAGTCTTCTTGCCCGTTTCTTTCCGAAAAAGGAACGTGTTCTATATATAATTACAGGCCATTACTTTGTCGGACTTACCACGTACTATCTGAACCAGAACTTTGTAATGATCTTGATGCCCAGGTTATGCAGTATGGCGCGCAAAGTGCGAATATGGGGAATTTTATTTATAAAACTGCCGCTGAGTGGATTTACTTTCAAACATATCATACTTTTGGAGGGATTGAGTTTAGGGATATAAGAGATTTTTTCCCATATGATAGGGAAGATATTCAGGGTTTTATTAAGAATAATCATCCTCGACCACCGTGTTGA
- the parA gene encoding ParA family partition ATPase has protein sequence MKIIAFLNPKGGSGKTTATINVSSCLASSGKKIAVVDTDPQMSLTNWNKAEKAAFDVYTAASEKDVYQVRKDLAEYDFVIIDGAGSLSVITSAAVMVSDLIIIPVTPSPLDFSAAGSVVTVLEAQAYNRPVEARFLITRKIEQATMLNVLKDSIAQTGIKPFKTAITQRQSYVKSVMEGESVFDTNDGAAKGEIAILTREILESFE, from the coding sequence ATGAAAATTATCGCGTTCCTCAACCCTAAAGGTGGCTCCGGTAAAACGACTGCAACAATCAACGTCAGTAGCTGCCTTGCCAGTTCGGGTAAAAAAATTGCAGTTGTAGATACAGACCCACAGATGAGCCTGACTAACTGGAATAAAGCAGAGAAAGCAGCATTCGATGTTTACACCGCAGCATCAGAGAAAGACGTTTACCAGGTAAGAAAAGATCTGGCTGAATATGACTTTGTGATTATTGATGGAGCCGGTTCTCTGTCAGTTATTACTTCCGCAGCGGTGATGGTCAGCGACCTGATTATCATCCCGGTAACACCCAGCCCTTTGGATTTTTCCGCTGCCGGTTCTGTCGTCACGGTACTGGAAGCCCAGGCTTATAATCGTCCGGTAGAAGCTCGATTCCTCATCACACGGAAAATCGAACAAGCCACCATGCTTAACGTTCTGAAAGATAGCATTGCTCAGACGGGTATTAAGCCGTTTAAAACTGCGATCACACAACGCCAAAGTTACGTTAAATCCGTCATGGAGGGTGAGAGCGTTTTCGATACCAACGATGGAGCAGCAAAGGGCGAGATAGCCATTCTGACGCGAGAAATACTCGAATCATTTGAGTAA
- a CDS encoding IS1-like element IS1B family transposase (programmed frameshift) — translation MASVSISCPSCSATDGVVRNGKSTAGHQRYLCSHCRKTWQLQFTYTASQPGTHQKIIDMAMNGVGCRATARIMGVGLNTIFRHFKKLRPQSVTSRIQPGSDVIVCAEMDEQWGYVGAKSRQRWLFYAYDRLRKTVVAHVFGERTMATLGRLMSLLSPFDVVIWMTDGWPLYESRLKGKLHVISKRYTQRIERHNLNLRQHLARLGRKSLSFSKSVELHDKVIGHYLNIKHYQ, via the exons GTGGCTTCTGTTTCTATCAGCTGTCCCTCCTGTTCAGCTACTGACGGGGTGGTGCGTAACGGCAAAAGCACTGCCGGACATCAGCGCTATCTCTGCTCTCACTGCCGTAAAACATGGCAACTGCAGTTCACTTACACCGCTTCTCAACCCGGTACGCACCAGAAAATCATTGATATGGCCATGAATGGCGTTGGATGCCGGGCAACCGCCCGCATTATGGGCGTTGGCCTCAACACGATTTTCCGCCATT TTAAAAAACTCAGGCCGCAGTCGGTAACCTCGCGCATACAGCCGGGCAGTGACGTCATCGTCTGCGCGGAAATGGACGAACAGTGGGGATACGTCGGGGCTAAATCGCGCCAGCGCTGGCTGTTTTACGCGTATGACAGGCTCCGGAAGACGGTTGTTGCGCACGTATTCGGTGAACGCACTATGGCGACGCTGGGGCGTCTTATGAGCCTGCTGTCACCCTTTGACGTGGTGATATGGATGACGGATGGCTGGCCGCTGTATGAATCCCGCCTGAAGGGAAAGCTGCACGTAATCAGCAAGCGATATACGCAGCGAATTGAGCGGCATAACCTGAATCTGAGACAGCACCTGGCACGGCTGGGACGGAAGTCGCTGTCGTTCTCAAAATCGGTGGAGCTGCATGACAAAGTCATCGGGCATTATCTGAACATAAAACACTATCAATAA
- a CDS encoding recombinase family protein produces the protein MTQTVPTCFVRAYLRASTSEQDASRARSSIDTFATEHGLAICNYYIENESGSRLERPELFRLLKDCRQRDILLIEDVDRLSRLAGNDWITLKKMIARKDIRVVAVNVPTTWLHLSPGLTDFDNRMFSAINDMLLDMLAAVARRDYEQRRERQKQGIAKAKAEGKYQGRKVNQHRYDAINRLLASGSSWSQVQKTINCSRGTISRAIKQCPPVTALPSLSGQSESATAFSVTATLWVPVQNGSKFTRGKKKVREDIAWLVECDYDGKVLDNNEYSLIFTYSDEADLKEQIDELFDEIYRTAEIRNCVVDDMTLTNDATNQGWNEYDGGWQ, from the coding sequence ATGACCCAAACAGTACCGACCTGCTTTGTTCGCGCTTATCTTCGTGCCTCCACGTCCGAACAGGATGCATCACGAGCACGTAGCTCTATCGATACTTTCGCCACTGAGCACGGGCTGGCCATCTGTAACTATTATATTGAAAATGAGTCAGGTTCACGCCTGGAACGTCCTGAGCTTTTCCGGCTGCTGAAAGACTGTCGGCAGCGCGACATCTTACTTATTGAAGATGTTGACCGCCTTTCACGACTGGCCGGGAATGACTGGATCACGCTCAAGAAAATGATTGCCAGGAAAGATATAAGAGTCGTGGCCGTTAATGTTCCCACTACCTGGCTGCATTTATCTCCGGGGCTGACCGATTTTGATAACCGGATGTTTTCGGCCATCAATGACATGCTGCTCGATATGCTGGCCGCAGTGGCCAGACGCGACTATGAGCAGCGGCGGGAACGCCAGAAACAGGGGATCGCCAAAGCAAAAGCTGAGGGCAAATACCAGGGCAGAAAGGTTAACCAACATCGCTATGATGCCATTAACCGGCTGCTGGCCAGCGGCAGTTCCTGGAGCCAGGTTCAGAAGACCATCAATTGCAGTCGTGGCACCATTAGCCGGGCGATTAAACAGTGTCCCCCAGTTACAGCCCTCCCCTCTCTTTCCGGGCAGTCTGAGAGTGCTACCGCATTTTCCGTGACAGCCACTCTGTGGGTGCCGGTGCAGAACGGCAGCAAATTTACCCGTGGGAAGAAAAAGGTCAGAGAAGATATTGCCTGGCTGGTTGAGTGCGACTATGACGGAAAGGTGTTGGACAATAATGAGTACAGCCTGATTTTTACGTATAGCGATGAAGCCGATTTGAAAGAGCAGATTGACGAACTTTTTGACGAGATATACCGCACCGCTGAGATACGTAACTGCGTGGTCGATGATATGACGCTAACCAATGATGCGACGAATCAGGGCTGGAATGAATACGATGGAGGTTGGCAATAA